One window of the Anopheles cruzii chromosome 2, idAnoCruzAS_RS32_06, whole genome shotgun sequence genome contains the following:
- the LOC128269495 gene encoding ribosome biogenesis protein BRX1 homolog — protein sequence MKPVHAKKQATTDKQKPALKKKLKPAKKQKQKAKPKPKDSDASSDEDIPPLKETRVSDEPVPKKTRWTNKQRVLVLCARGINHRDRHLMNDLKTLMPHHRAEPKMERWKTLSVVNEMSEMKHCNKVILFEGRRKRDLYMWLANVGKGPSVKFLVENIHTMGEMKLTGNCLRGSRPLLSFDQEFTKQPHLALIKELLTQTFGVPNQHPKSQPFIDRVISFTVLDNRIWYRHFQILSEDGGLTEIGPRFVMNPIKIFNGSFEGVSIWENPDYQSPAKHRQMLRKAASMKYLEKTKHKINQELHAPKNTHDFDPYGEIFQGDAERKAVQLVAKEEAQPQRDLVRQEMEALQKREKQKEAMRQLKLAAAKKNARKKSSKIVGRKQPVDKKPNKRGLANGKGKRQMNGRGK from the exons ATGAAGCCAGTCCACGCGAAGAAACAGGCCACAACGGATAAGCAAAAACCGGCgttaaaaaagaaactgaagccagcgaaaaaacaaaaacaaaaggcgAAACCAAAACCGAAGGACTCAGATGCATCATCGGACGAGGACATTCCGCCGCTAAAGGAGACACGCGTCTCGGATGAGCCTGTTCCGAAGAAG ACAAGATggacaaacaaacagcgcGTGTTGGTGCTGTGTGCTCGCGGTATTaaccaccgggaccggcatTTGATGAACGATCTGAAAACGCTCATGCCACACCATCGTGCCGAACCCAAAATGGAGCGCTGGAAGACCCTGTCGGTGGTGAACGAGATGAGCGAGATGAAGCACTGCAACAAGGTGATCCTGTTCGAGGGTCGCCGCAAGCGCGACCTGTACATGTGGCTTGCCAACGTGGGCAAGGGGCCGTCGGTGAAGTTTCTGGTCGAAAACATACACACGATGGGCGAGATGAAGCTGACGGGCAATTGTTTGCGCGGATCACGCCCACTCCTGTCGTTTGACCAGGAATTCACCAAGCAGCCTCATCTGGCGCTGATTAAGGAGTTGCTAACGCAAACCTTTGGCGTACCGAACCAGCACCCGAAAAGCCAACCGTTTATCGATCGAGTCATTTCGTTCACCGTCCTGGACAATCGCATCTGGTACCGGCACTTCCAGATCCTGTCGGAGGATGGCGGACTGACGGAGATCGGGCCACGGTTTGTGATGAATCCGATCAAAATATTCAACGGTTCGTTCGAGGGCGTATCGATCTGGGAAAATCCGGACTACCAAAGCCCCGCCAAGCACCGGCAAATGCTGCGCAAGGCGGCGAGCATGAAGTATCTGGAGAAAACCAAGCACAAGATCAATCAGGAGCTGCACGCACCGAAGAATACGCACGACTTCGATCCGTACGGAGAGATCTTCCAGGGCGACGCAGAACGTAAGGCGGTCCAGCTGGTTGCCAAGGAGGAAGCGCAACCGCAGCGCGACTTGGTGCGCCAGGAAATGGAAGCGTTGCAAAAGCGTGAGAAGCAGAAGGAGGCCATGCGTCAGCTGAAGTTGGCTGCGGCCAAGAAGAATGCGCGAAAAAAGTCGAGCAAAATCGTGGGCCGTAAGCAGCCTGTGGATAAGAAACCAAACAAGCGCGGACTGGCCAATGGCAAAGGCAAGCGACAGATGAATGGTCGTGGCAAATGA
- the LOC128267176 gene encoding serine/threonine-protein kinase Nek8: MELKEIRPPYSVKPGTKLAESCTNLSVMSRFQNLALHEQQQPLVGSGNSSANANGQRPEQRTHLDVAGYRRLRTVGQGSFGVAVLYERLSDGLHVVMKQIALGDLTESERNMAMNEVEVFSKLHHPNIIAYYGSSVQNDRLFIEMEYADGGTLAQMMAQRAGGESLPERFVLTIFEQLVSAIGYMHSQSILHRDLKTANVFLHGKGTVKVGDFGISKIMHTKVHAQTVLGTPYYFSPEMCEGKAYDEKSDIWALGCILGEMCCLKKAFTAANLSELVSKIMSAEYVPLPAEYSQSMRHVLSLMFKIDPGERPSATELLQYWVPVIYRNLDSSERYVSKLYHRLLRHAKSNSFRRKLQTSPAIEPTRFHSRTILYQLRSFGTSSSLAPLHLPATLKIKQLATRGQHFVALMEDGTVFSWGEGDKGQLGHDALESWHHIPLRIEAVKHHSIVGVAVGHGFTILWTASGALLSCGDNSLGCLGHGNRTSLLVPKQISKLERTSIVQVSCGTSHVLALTDGGIVYSWGTSTKGALALGKRLHTALEPERVILPQTVQNVRELHAGPDCTILVTQQGGCFCCGSNAGNRLGLGRKVSETGTLHKVTIAAGCPKILAVSVAETHAVFLVEGGYLVTLGDNSHGQRGVGHRNELLKPTIVPQLQSRCIMNVKCNETYTTAITDDNCLVLWGTRLGTPEVMDGATSNTHDGNNNKEWRASFSTYANTGTNILTSIYKQETILDPADVLALYSSKAQQTMGSYVKLLDIYPLQHSILVLIETNCPMV; the protein is encoded by the exons ATGGAGCTTAAGGAAATTCGCCCACCGTACAGTGTGAAACCGGGCACGAAACTTGCGGAATCTTGCACCAATCTGTCCGTTATGAGTCGCTTTCAGAATCTTGCTCTacacgaacagcagcagccgctggtGGGGTCGGGGAACAGTAGTGCCAATGCGAACGGACAACGACCGGAACAGCGAACACATTTGGATGTTGCTGGGTACCGAAGATTGCGAACCGTAGGTCAGGGTTCTTTCGGTGTTGCCGTTTTGTACGAACGGCTGTCGGATGGCCTACACGTGGTCATGAAGCAGATAGCTCTGGGCGATCTGACCGAGTCGGAAAGGAATATGGCCATGAACGAGGTGGAGGTGTTCTCGAAGCTCCATCATCCGAACATTATCGCATACTACGGTTCGTCGGTGCAGAATGATCGATTGTTCATCGAAATGGAGTACGCTGACGGTGGCACACTGGCACAAATGATGGCGCAACGTGCCGGCGGAGAGTCCCTACCGGAGCGGTTTGTGCTAACCATTTTCGAGCAATTGGTCAGTGCAATCGGGTACATGCACTCCCAAAGCATCCTCCACCGAGATTTAAAAACAGCGAACGTGTTCCTCCACGGGAAGGGTACCGTGAAGGTGGGAGATTTCGGCATTTCGAAGATTATGCACACGAAAGTGCATGCCCAGACCGTGCTCGGTACACCGTACTACTTCAGTCCGGAAATG TGTGAAGGGAAGGCATACGACGAGAAGAGTGATATCTGGGCCCTTGGCTGTATACTCGGGGAAATGTGTTGCCTCAAGAAAGCATTCACGGCGGCAAACCTGTCCGAGTTGGTCTCCAAAATCATGTCTGCCGAGTATGTTCCTCTGCCGGCCGAATACTCTCAGTCAATGCGCCACGTGCTTAGCTTAATGTTTAAGATTGACCCCGGTGAGCGACCCTCAGCCACGGAATTGCTGCAGTATTGGGTGCCTGTTATCTACCGGAATTTAGACTCCAGCGAAAGGTACGTTAGTAAGTTGTACCATAGGCTTTTGAGGCACGCTAAAAGTAATAGTTTCAgaagaaaactgcaaacaTCACCAGCTATCGAGCCAACCCGGTTCCATTCACGGACCATACTCTACCAACTTCGCTCGTTCGGTACATCCTCTTCTTTGGCGCCGTTACATTTACCGGCAACActtaaaatcaaacaactcGCAACACGGGGCCAACACTTTGTCGCGCTGATGGAAG ATGGGACCGTGTTCAGTTGGGGAGAAGGTGACAAGGGTCAGCTAGGACACGATGCCCTTGAATCGTGGCACCACATCCCGTTGCGAATCGAGGCCGTGAAGCACCATTCGATCGTTGG GGTGGCAGTTGGGCACGGATTCACCATCCTTTGGACAGCGTCCGGAGCGCTGCTCAGCTGTGGGGACAACAGTCTCGGTTGTCTCGGACACGGCAACAGAACATCGCTGCTTGTGCCGAAACAGATCAGCAAACTCGAGCGGACTTCGATCGTGCAGGTATCCTGCGGCACGTCGCACGTCCTGGCACTGACCGATGGGGGTATCGTGTACAGTTGGGGCACCAGCACGAAGGGTGCCCTGGCTTTGGGCAAGCGGCTCCATACAGCACTCGAACCCGAACGAGTCATACTGCCGCAGACAGTGCAAAATGTCCGGGAGTTGCATGCCGGGCCGGATTGCACGATTTTGGTTACGCAGCAAGGGGGTTGTTTCTGTTGCGGTAGTAACGCTGGCAACAGGCTTGGGCTAGGCCGGAAGGTGTCCGAAACCGGCACGCTGCATAAGGTTACCATTGCTGCTGGCTGTCCGAAGATTTTGGCCGTGAGTGTGGCGGAAACGCATGCCGTGTTCCTAGTCGAAGGCGGATACCTCGTCACGCTCGGGGACAATTCACACGGTCAGCGAGGTGTCGGCCATCGCAACGAGTTGCTGAAACCAACGATCGTTCCACAACTGCAGTCCCGGTGCATCATG AACGTGAAGTGCAACGAAACGTACACCACCGCAATAACGGATGACAATTGCCTTGTCCTTTGGGGAACTCGTCTGGGCACACCGGAAGTTATGGACGGTGCCACAAGCAACACACACGATGGTAACAACAATAAAGAG TGGCGGGCTTCGTTTTCAACGTACGCAAACACCGGCACCAATATCCTAACGTCGATCTACAAACAGGAGACGATTCTCGATCCGGCCGATGTGCTGGC CCTGTACTCGTCGAAAGCTCAGCAAACTATGGGTTCGTACGTTAAGTTGCTCGATATTTATCCGTTACAGCACAGTATTCTAGTGCTCATTGAAACCAACTGTCCAATGGTGTAA